A segment of the Candidatus Nanoarchaeia archaeon genome:
GGAGCAGCTCACGATTATCTGGACAATAAAGTGCTTAAAGTGATAGAAGAGAACCAGAAAGGAAAGAAGGCTGCAGCGCAAGCAGATGTGCCAAACCAGATTGTGGATCACGTTATCCACGGCAAGGGCCTTGCCAGCTCCAATCAGATCTATGGGATTGTAAATGAGATGGTTGCAACTGCTGTTCCGATCTTCGGAAACCACATTGACGTATTGCCCGTAGACAGAAATGCAACGATAGAGCCAACCATAATCACCCAGTGAAGAAATAGAAAATAAAAAAATAGAAAGAGGATCCAGATGCCCTATCCGACAAACTGGATGCCTAGTTCCCGAGAAAGCCCGCGCGCCTCGCGAGCTTTCTGCTGCTGATCTACTTTTCCAAGGATCCAAGGAGATTTAACGCCAGTCATGATTGTCATGACAGCAATCTTTCCCTTCATATCATTGTTTATCCTTGCTCCCCAGATTACATTGGCATCGTCATCGAGGCTTTCAGTGACAAGATCGCCTGCCCTGCTTACCTCATCAAGGGTCATATCGGGGCCGCCTTCGATGTGGATCAGCGCGCCTGTAGCTCCCTTGTAGCTGATATCCAGCAAAGGATTGGAAAGGGCGCCTTTGACAGCCTCTTCAACCCGATTGGTAGTATCCGAATACCCAACACCAATCGCTGCTACTCCTCCATTTGTCATGATTGCCTTTACATCCGCATAGTCCAGGTTGACCAAGGAAGGGACTGCAATTGTCTCCACAATCCCGCGGATCATCGTGGAGATAAGCTCATTGGCAACTGCAAATGCCTGTTGTACTGGCAAATTGCCTGCGATGCTGACAAGTCGATTATTGTCAATGACGATGACAGTATCAGATACTTGGCGAAGCTGATTCAGCCCAAACTCTGCCTTGTCAATTCGAGCGCGTTCGATGTTGAACGGCATTGTCACAGTGCCAATAACAATCGCTCCCATGTCCTTGGCTACCTGAGCTATGATGGGCGCAGAACCGGTACCAGTACCGCCTCCCATTCCTGCACATACAAAGACCATGTCAGAACCCTGAAGCATCTCACGAATCTGCTGCAGTGTTTCCTTTGCAGCAGCAGCTCCCTTTTCAGGGTAGCCTCCGCATCCCAGGCCCCTCGTGACATCCCGTCCGATAAGGAGTTTTTTATCGCATTCAGTAATATCCAGATGCTGCTTGTCAGTATTGCATGCCAGAATCTCTGCTCCACGGATTCCTTTCTTATACAGCCAGTTGACCATATTCGAGCCTGCTCCTCCGCAGCCAAAAACCCGAATGTTTGCCTTCCCAAACGTAGCAGCAGCAGCCTGCGTCTGCCCCTTGAGGGCATTCTCAATAATCATATCCATGGTGTCACCTCGAAAAGTTGGGCCCCCAAAAGGACGCATTAAGAGCCTGATTCCCTGCATCTGGCTTGTGCCAGACCCGATGGAAATCTCCTTTGCTCACGCATCCTTTTTGGCGGGCGCTTTTTTTAATTCTTATGGTGGAGCTAATATATAAATGTTACGTTTTTGTATACTGGGATAGAGAAGTAATGAAAATGGGAACTAGGAAATGATTTGTTTTCAATATGGAAAAGATTGAAGCGTAAGATACTAAAGCAAGACCAGAGCCTTTTTAAATTCCCCCCCCCGCTTAGTAACGAGCATGCCAAAGCAGCCAACCTTAGACAAAGTCCAGGCATTCCTTGCCAACATCCTGCGATTGACATTAGTAATCGCAGTTGCCATAGGAGTGCTCAACCAGCGCTGGCTCCTTGTTTTCTCCACCTCGCTTATCCTGATTCTCACGTATCTCCCTTATTTTATTGAAAAGAGGTACAAGCTCTACCTGCCGATTGAGTTTGAGTCTGTAATCATTCTGTTCATCTATGCGTCTCTTTTTCTCGGCGAGATCCGGAGCTATTACACAAAGTTCTGGTGGTGGGATATTGTGCTGCATGCAAGCTCGAGCATCGCAATCGGATTTGCCGGATTTTTGATCCTCTATGTGTTGTATTATAAGTACAGGATCGATTCAAAGCCGATATGGCTAGTCATATTCGCCTTCTGCTTCGGCCTTGCGATTGGCAGCCTGTGGGAGATATTTGAATTCTCCATGGATCATCTGGCTGGAACAAGTATGCAGAAATCCGGCCTCAGGGATACCATGGCTGATCTCATTGTGGATGCGATTGGCTCCGGATTGACATCATCCATAGGATATTTCTATCTCCAGGGCAGGAAAGCTCCTGTCTTCAGCAGATTGCTCAAGAATTTTAAAGCAGAGAATCCGGAGTATTTCAAGACATAATCAGGGATATTTTCATCCCTCATGCCCGTATCGGGTGAATGCGGCTTGTAAAGGAGGCCATATGATGAAGACGATGAGTGGAACCGAAAGGTTTAAATGTAAGCTATACTTACTTTCTTACGGTAAAGCAAAATGACTGAAATAATTACAATGTCCTCAAAAGGGCAGATCGTGGTTCCAAAGGATTTAAGGAAGCAATTCGGCTTGGATACAGGCACAAACTTTGCAATTTTTGGCAGGGATGATACCCTCATTTTAAAGAAGGTAAGTGTGCCTACAGCAAAGGAAGTCTTTGAGAGAGTGCATAAATGGGGGGCTCAATTAGCCAAGAAAAAAGGATGGAAAGAAGAAGACTTTACCAAAAAAGCTTCTGAGGGGCACTAACAGGTGCAAAATCCTATTGTTGTTCTGGATACAAATATTTTTATCTCCTCTATATTCTGGGAAGGCAGCTCATATAGGATAGTCAGGAAAGCAATAGCCAGGGAGATTATAGTATTCATCTCTGATGAAATCGTAAACGAAATTCGGAGGGTTTTAGCCAGGGGTTTTTCATTGGCAAAGCAGGAAATTAAGAGTATCATAGACTCGGTGGCGTATTTCACCCATCTTATAAAGCCAAAAGAAAAGGTCGCTGTAGTTAAAGAAGACCCCGATGATGACAGGATTCTGGAGTGCGCTCTCGCCTGCGGAGCCAAATTCATCATCAGCTACAATAAGCATTTGCTTAAATTAAAGGGATTTAGAGACATTAAGATAATAACTCCGGAAGAATTCTTAAAAACAGGCAGCTTTCAAGCCGACTAAAGCTTATGCGCGATTATACCAGCTGACCCAGGGATTGCCCTGGCTTGTATTTCGGATAAAGCCCAGGCTCCATGAACACCTTTGCTGTCTTGGCAGCAAGGCCTTTTTCCTTCTTTTTGATTTCCTCGGAATCCATTTTTGTCTCAGCAAGGCAGACCAGCTCATCTTTCAGCGTCATAACCGCAACAAGGCTCCCTTTCCGGATGCCATCATGCAGCCTGGATATTCCTGGAACAGAAAGGTCAGCGCCATGGCAGAGTGTATCGACAGTGGTGTCATGAACCCAGATCTTTTGCAGATGGGAGATTCCCTCTTCAGGAGGATGGATGCAGTGCCTGAGAAACTTCTCACCCCCCTTTTCGCGATAATAGTAGAATGCGTCGCTCAGATCATGCAGAGTAACCAAGGTTGATTCATCAAATGGCCCTGCCTTTGTTCTCCTGAGATTTGCCATATGCGCACCGCCAAGCTTTAGGCCGATGTCATGGCAGAGTTTCCTGATATAAGTTCCTGCCTCGCAGCCTACCTGAAATAAGACATCCTTTCCATCAATCTCAAGGATGGTAAGATAATACACATTCCGCTTTCTCCTGACTCTTTTCACAGAGC
Coding sequences within it:
- a CDS encoding AbrB/MazE/SpoVT family DNA-binding domain-containing protein is translated as MTEIITMSSKGQIVVPKDLRKQFGLDTGTNFAIFGRDDTLILKKVSVPTAKEVFERVHKWGAQLAKKKGWKEEDFTKKASEGH
- a CDS encoding putative toxin-antitoxin system toxin component, PIN family → MQNPIVVLDTNIFISSIFWEGSSYRIVRKAIAREIIVFISDEIVNEIRRVLARGFSLAKQEIKSIIDSVAYFTHLIKPKEKVAVVKEDPDDDRILECALACGAKFIISYNKHLLKLKGFRDIKIITPEEFLKTGSFQAD
- a CDS encoding RNA-guided pseudouridylation complex pseudouridine synthase subunit Cbf5, which translates into the protein MQNAVILKKASETKAEFGEVPEKRSIQRLLDFGVVNIDKPEGPTSHQVSDFVQRILGIKKSGHGGSLDPKVTGVLPVALGKATRIVQTWLKAPKEYVCVMHLHKEVPEAELRKIMSFFVGTIDQVPPLKSSVKRVRRKRNVYYLTILEIDGKDVLFQVGCEAGTYIRKLCHDIGLKLGGAHMANLRRTKAGPFDESTLVTLHDLSDAFYYYREKGGEKFLRHCIHPPEEGISHLQKIWVHDTTVDTLCHGADLSVPGISRLHDGIRKGSLVAVMTLKDELVCLAETKMDSEEIKKKEKGLAAKTAKVFMEPGLYPKYKPGQSLGQLV
- the ftsZ gene encoding cell division protein FtsZ, whose protein sequence is MDMIIENALKGQTQAAAATFGKANIRVFGCGGAGSNMVNWLYKKGIRGAEILACNTDKQHLDITECDKKLLIGRDVTRGLGCGGYPEKGAAAAKETLQQIREMLQGSDMVFVCAGMGGGTGTGSAPIIAQVAKDMGAIVIGTVTMPFNIERARIDKAEFGLNQLRQVSDTVIVIDNNRLVSIAGNLPVQQAFAVANELISTMIRGIVETIAVPSLVNLDYADVKAIMTNGGVAAIGVGYSDTTNRVEEAVKGALSNPLLDISYKGATGALIHIEGGPDMTLDEVSRAGDLVTESLDDDANVIWGARINNDMKGKIAVMTIMTGVKSPWILGKVDQQQKAREARGLSRELGIQFVG